The proteins below come from a single Serpentinimonas raichei genomic window:
- the acs gene encoding acetate--CoA ligase codes for MPESSSAIESTLVENRVFEPNAATVAAARIGGMDAYHALCAEAEQDFEGFWARLARAGLVWHKPFTEVLDESNKPFYKWFQDGELNASANCLDRHMGTPTEHKTAIIFEADDGAVTKVTYKELLAKVSQLANALKAMGVQKGDRVVIYMPMTVEGVVAMQACARIGATHSVVFGGFSAKALQERIQDAGAVAVITANYQMRGGKELPLKAIVDEGLALGGCDSIKNVVVFQRTASACNMVAGRDVLMHEVMAAQSSECAPVMVGAEHPLFILYTSGSTGKPKGVQHSTAGYLLWAKQTMDWTFDLKDNDVFWCTADIGWVTGHSYVAYGPLAAGATQIVFEGVPTFPHAGRFWQTIEKHRCTIFYTAPTAIRSLIKAAETDAKVHPKNWDLTSLRILGSVGEPINPEAWMWYYRNIGGERCPVVDTFWQTETGGHMITPLPGATPLVPGSCTLALPGIITAVVDEMGNDVPNGQGGILVVKKPWPSMIRTIWGDPQRFKKSYFPEELKGYYLAGDGAVRSIDRGYFRITGRIDDVLNVSGHRMGTMEIESALVGKTDLVAEAAVVGRPDELTGEAIVAFVVLKRPVPTGDEAKALATELRNWVAKEIGPIAKPKEIRFGENLPKTRSGKIMRRLLRSLAKGEAVTQDTSTLENPHILEQLSKSN; via the coding sequence ATGCCTGAGTCATCGTCTGCCATCGAGTCCACCCTTGTCGAAAACCGGGTGTTTGAGCCCAACGCCGCCACGGTGGCGGCCGCCCGCATTGGCGGAATGGATGCCTACCACGCCCTGTGCGCCGAGGCCGAGCAGGACTTCGAAGGTTTCTGGGCCCGCTTGGCTCGTGCAGGCTTGGTCTGGCACAAACCCTTCACCGAGGTGCTCGACGAGTCCAACAAGCCCTTTTACAAGTGGTTCCAAGACGGCGAGCTCAACGCCTCGGCCAACTGCCTCGACCGCCACATGGGCACCCCGACCGAGCACAAAACCGCCATCATCTTCGAGGCCGACGACGGTGCCGTGACCAAAGTCACGTACAAAGAACTGCTGGCCAAAGTGAGCCAATTGGCCAATGCACTCAAGGCCATGGGGGTGCAAAAGGGCGACCGCGTCGTGATTTATATGCCCATGACCGTCGAGGGCGTGGTGGCGATGCAGGCTTGTGCGCGCATTGGGGCCACGCACAGCGTGGTGTTCGGCGGCTTTTCGGCCAAGGCGCTGCAAGAGCGCATCCAAGACGCCGGTGCCGTGGCCGTGATCACCGCCAACTACCAGATGCGCGGCGGCAAGGAGCTGCCGCTCAAAGCCATCGTCGATGAGGGGCTGGCCTTGGGCGGTTGCGATTCGATCAAAAACGTGGTGGTGTTCCAGCGCACCGCCAGCGCCTGCAACATGGTGGCCGGGCGCGATGTGCTGATGCACGAAGTCATGGCCGCGCAGTCCAGCGAATGCGCGCCGGTCATGGTGGGGGCCGAGCACCCGCTGTTCATCCTTTACACCTCGGGCTCCACCGGCAAGCCCAAGGGCGTGCAGCACAGCACCGCGGGCTACCTGCTGTGGGCCAAGCAGACCATGGACTGGACCTTCGACCTCAAGGACAACGATGTGTTCTGGTGCACCGCCGACATCGGTTGGGTCACCGGCCACAGCTACGTCGCCTACGGCCCGCTGGCGGCTGGCGCGACGCAGATCGTATTCGAAGGCGTGCCCACCTTCCCGCACGCCGGCCGCTTCTGGCAGACCATCGAGAAGCACCGCTGCACCATTTTCTACACCGCGCCCACGGCGATCCGCTCGCTCATCAAGGCCGCCGAAACCGACGCCAAGGTGCACCCCAAAAACTGGGACCTCACCAGCCTGCGCATTCTGGGTTCGGTGGGCGAGCCGATCAACCCCGAAGCCTGGATGTGGTACTACCGCAACATCGGCGGCGAGCGCTGCCCGGTGGTGGACACCTTCTGGCAGACCGAGACCGGCGGCCACATGATCACCCCGCTGCCGGGCGCCACCCCGCTGGTGCCGGGTTCGTGCACGCTGGCGCTGCCGGGCATCATCACCGCCGTGGTCGATGAAATGGGCAACGACGTGCCCAACGGCCAAGGCGGCATTCTGGTGGTCAAAAAGCCTTGGCCTTCGATGATCCGCACCATCTGGGGCGATCCGCAGCGCTTCAAAAAGAGCTACTTCCCAGAAGAACTCAAAGGCTACTACCTGGCCGGCGACGGGGCCGTGCGCAGCATCGACCGGGGCTATTTCCGCATCACCGGCCGCATCGACGACGTGCTCAACGTCTCGGGGCACCGCATGGGCACGATGGAGATCGAGTCGGCGCTGGTGGGCAAGACCGACTTGGTGGCCGAAGCCGCCGTGGTGGGCCGCCCAGACGAGCTTACCGGCGAGGCCATCGTGGCTTTCGTGGTGCTCAAGCGCCCGGTGCCCACCGGCGACGAAGCCAAGGCGCTGGCCACCGAGCTGCGCAACTGGGTGGCCAAAGAAATTGGCCCGATCGCCAAGCCCAAGGAAATCCGTTTTGGCGAGAACCTGCCCAAAACGCGCTCGGGCAAGATCATGCGCCGCCTGCTGCGCTCGCTGGCCAAGGGCGAAGCGGTGACGCAAGACACCTCGACGCTGGAAAACCCGCACATCCTGGAGCAGTTGTCCAAGAGCAACTGA
- the thiC gene encoding phosphomethylpyrimidine synthase ThiC: MNAPAEPFLASAAQVDQAAIAPLPNSRKIYVPGSRPDVQVPMREISQSDTPASLGAEPNPPIFVYDCSGPYGDAAAAVDIRHGLPALRQRWIEERADSEVLGGLSSAFGRERAADPKLAALRFPGLQRQPRRARSGANVTQMHYARRGIITPEMEFVAIRENLNRQHYVQSLRAAGPTGQRMAEVLLRQHPGQHFGASLPEEITPEFVRSEVARGRAIIPANLNHPESEPMIIGRNFLVKINANIGNSALGSSINEEVDKMTWAIRWGGDTVMDLSTGKHIHETREWIVRNSPVPIGTVPIYQALEKVNGKAEELSWEIFRDTLIEQAEQGVDYFTIHAGVLLRYVPLTANRLTGIVSRGGSIMAKWCLAHHRESFLYTHFEDICEIMKAYDVAFSLGDGLRPGSIYDANDAAQLGELRTLGELTQVAWKHDVQVMIEGPGHVPMQLIKANMDLQLEQCHEAPFYTLGPLTTDIAPGYDHITSGIGAATIGWYGTAMLCYVTPKEHLGLPNKQDVKEGIITYKLAAHAADLAKGHPGAQIRDNALSKARFEFRWADQFNLGLDPDKAREFHDETLPKDSAKVAHFCSMCGPHFCSMKITQEVRDYAAAQGIDETQALEQGMQAQSQAFRRAGGEVYIPLQRVD, translated from the coding sequence ATGAACGCCCCCGCCGAACCCTTTCTGGCCAGCGCCGCCCAAGTGGACCAAGCCGCCATCGCGCCGCTGCCCAATTCGCGCAAAATCTACGTGCCCGGTTCGCGCCCTGATGTGCAGGTGCCGATGCGCGAGATCAGCCAGTCCGACACCCCGGCCAGTCTGGGGGCCGAGCCGAATCCGCCCATTTTTGTGTACGACTGCTCCGGCCCCTATGGCGACGCGGCAGCGGCGGTCGACATCCGCCACGGTCTGCCGGCGTTGCGCCAGCGCTGGATCGAGGAACGCGCCGACTCCGAGGTACTGGGCGGCCTGAGCAGCGCCTTTGGGCGCGAGCGCGCCGCCGACCCCAAGCTCGCGGCGCTGCGCTTTCCGGGCCTGCAACGCCAGCCGCGCCGCGCCCGCTCCGGTGCCAACGTGACGCAGATGCACTACGCGCGCCGCGGCATCATCACGCCCGAGATGGAGTTCGTCGCCATCCGTGAAAACCTAAACCGCCAGCACTACGTGCAGAGCCTGCGCGCCGCCGGCCCCACGGGCCAGCGCATGGCCGAGGTGCTGCTGCGCCAGCACCCAGGGCAGCATTTCGGGGCCAGCCTGCCCGAAGAAATCACGCCCGAATTCGTGCGCAGCGAAGTCGCGCGCGGGCGCGCCATCATCCCGGCCAACCTCAACCACCCGGAGAGCGAGCCCATGATCATTGGCCGCAACTTCTTGGTCAAGATCAACGCCAACATCGGCAACTCGGCGCTGGGCTCCTCGATCAACGAGGAAGTGGACAAAATGACCTGGGCCATCCGCTGGGGCGGCGACACGGTGATGGATTTGTCCACCGGCAAACACATCCACGAAACGCGCGAGTGGATCGTGCGCAACAGCCCGGTGCCCATCGGCACGGTGCCGATCTACCAGGCGCTGGAAAAAGTGAACGGCAAGGCCGAGGAGCTGAGCTGGGAGATTTTCCGCGACACCCTGATCGAACAGGCCGAGCAGGGGGTGGATTACTTCACCATCCACGCTGGGGTGCTGCTGCGCTACGTGCCGCTCACGGCCAACCGCCTGACCGGCATCGTCAGCCGCGGTGGCTCGATCATGGCCAAGTGGTGCCTGGCGCACCACCGCGAGAGCTTCCTCTACACCCATTTCGAGGACATCTGCGAGATCATGAAGGCCTACGACGTGGCCTTTAGCTTGGGCGACGGCCTGCGCCCGGGCAGCATCTACGACGCCAACGACGCCGCCCAACTGGGCGAGCTGCGCACGCTGGGCGAGCTGACGCAGGTGGCCTGGAAGCACGATGTGCAGGTGATGATCGAGGGGCCCGGCCATGTGCCCATGCAACTCATCAAAGCAAACATGGATTTGCAGCTTGAGCAGTGCCACGAGGCGCCGTTTTACACGCTCGGGCCACTGACCACCGACATCGCGCCCGGCTACGACCACATCACCAGCGGCATCGGGGCGGCGACCATCGGCTGGTACGGCACCGCCATGCTGTGCTACGTCACGCCCAAAGAGCACCTGGGGCTGCCCAACAAGCAGGACGTGAAAGAGGGCATCATCACCTACAAGCTGGCCGCCCACGCCGCCGATTTGGCCAAGGGGCACCCGGGAGCGCAGATACGCGACAACGCGCTCTCCAAAGCGCGCTTCGAGTTTCGCTGGGCGGACCAGTTCAACCTCGGGCTGGACCCGGACAAAGCGCGCGAATTCCACGACGAAACCCTGCCTAAGGATTCGGCCAAGGTGGCGCACTTTTGCTCCATGTGCGGGCCGCATTTTTGCAGCATGAAAATCACCCAGGAGGTGCGCGACTACGCCGCCGCCCAGGGCATAGACGAAACGCAGGCGCTGGAGCAGGGCATGCAGGCGCAGTCGCAGGCGTTCCGGCGGGCCGGGGGCGAGGTTTATATTCCCTTGCAGCGGGTGGACTGA
- a CDS encoding TIGR04438 family Trp-rich protein, which translates to MAFLILGLIFLVLKLAGVDPVAQWSWWWVLSPFALAALWWLLSDLSGRTKRLAMQEDAQRKADRISESKKRLYGMKK; encoded by the coding sequence ATGGCTTTTCTCATTTTGGGATTGATTTTCTTGGTTTTGAAGCTGGCCGGGGTCGATCCAGTGGCGCAATGGAGCTGGTGGTGGGTGCTGAGCCCCTTTGCGCTGGCGGCGCTGTGGTGGTTGTTGTCCGACCTGTCGGGCCGCACCAAGCGGTTGGCGATGCAGGAAGACGCGCAGCGCAAGGCCGACCGCATCAGCGAGAGCAAAAAACGCCTATATGGTATGAAGAAATGA
- the nadA gene encoding quinolinate synthase NadA gives MDPRITVDFEQPACSTRHAWARVPVEPAPDERQALKAQIRHLLRQRNAVMVSHYYVHPDLQDLAEETGGLVSDSLEMARFGREHAAQTLLVSGVRFMGETAKILSPHKTVLMPDLDATCSLDLGCPIDDFAAFCDQHPERTVVVYANTSAAVKARADWLVTSSCALDIVRTLKERGHKILWAPDKHLGAYIERETGADMLMWKGSCIVHDEFKAFELQELMRQHPAAKVLVHPESPADVVALAHAVGSTSAILRAAQQFEASEFIVATDAGMLHKLRTLNPGKRFIEAPTAGNSATCKSCAHCPWMAMNSLAGVVQALQSGSGAIEVPVDLIERARRPIERMLAFTAAQRAGHDAGALVPHLGAA, from the coding sequence ATGGATCCACGCATCACAGTCGATTTCGAGCAACCCGCTTGCAGCACCCGCCACGCTTGGGCCCGGGTGCCGGTCGAGCCCGCCCCAGATGAGCGCCAAGCCTTAAAGGCACAAATCCGGCACCTGTTGCGCCAGCGCAACGCAGTCATGGTCTCGCACTACTATGTGCATCCGGATTTGCAAGATTTGGCCGAGGAGACCGGCGGCCTGGTGAGCGACAGCCTGGAGATGGCGCGTTTTGGGCGCGAGCACGCAGCGCAAACGCTGCTGGTGAGCGGCGTGCGCTTCATGGGCGAGACGGCGAAAATTTTGTCGCCGCACAAAACCGTGCTCATGCCCGACCTCGATGCCACCTGTTCGCTCGACTTGGGCTGCCCGATCGACGACTTTGCGGCCTTTTGCGACCAGCACCCCGAGCGCACGGTGGTGGTCTATGCCAACACCAGCGCAGCCGTGAAGGCGCGCGCCGACTGGCTGGTGACTTCGAGCTGCGCCCTCGACATCGTGCGCACGCTGAAGGAGCGCGGGCACAAAATCCTCTGGGCGCCAGACAAGCACCTGGGCGCCTACATTGAGCGCGAAACCGGGGCCGACATGCTGATGTGGAAGGGCTCGTGCATCGTGCACGACGAGTTCAAGGCTTTTGAGTTGCAGGAGCTGATGCGCCAGCACCCAGCGGCCAAGGTGCTGGTGCACCCCGAAAGCCCGGCCGACGTGGTGGCCCTGGCCCATGCGGTGGGCTCGACCAGCGCCATTTTGCGCGCGGCGCAGCAGTTCGAGGCCAGCGAATTCATCGTCGCCACCGACGCAGGCATGCTGCACAAGCTGCGCACGCTCAACCCCGGCAAGCGCTTCATCGAAGCCCCCACCGCGGGCAACAGCGCCACCTGCAAGAGCTGCGCCCACTGCCCCTGGATGGCGATGAACAGCCTGGCCGGGGTGGTGCAGGCGCTGCAAAGCGGCAGCGGCGCCATCGAGGTGCCGGTCGACCTGATCGAGCGCGCACGGCGGCCGATCGAGCGCATGCTGGCCTTCACGGCAGCACAACGGGCCGGTCACGATGCCGGGGCGCTGGTGCCGCACCTGGGCGCGGCCTGA
- a CDS encoding c-type cytochrome — translation MKRTLFALAAATLVTLPAVTVPVLADEAVFARSSGCMACHAVDRRMVGPSFRDISARYAGQADAVARMTVKIQRGGSGVWGPVPMPANPRLSEADARRLAVWSLSHR, via the coding sequence ATGAAACGCACCTTGTTTGCCCTTGCCGCCGCCACCTTGGTCACGCTGCCGGCCGTCACGGTTCCGGTCTTGGCCGATGAGGCCGTTTTCGCTCGCTCCAGCGGCTGCATGGCCTGCCACGCCGTCGATCGGCGCATGGTCGGCCCCTCGTTTCGTGACATTTCAGCCCGTTACGCCGGCCAAGCCGATGCCGTGGCGCGCATGACGGTCAAGATCCAACGCGGCGGCTCCGGCGTCTGGGGCCCGGTGCCGATGCCCGCCAACCCACGCCTGAGCGAAGCCGATGCGCGGCGCTTGGCGGTCTGGTCGCTAAGCCACCGCTAA
- a CDS encoding fumarate hydratase, producing the protein MTAIRQQDLIDSIADAFQYISFYHPLDYIQALGRAWEREQGAAAKDAIAQILSNSRLSAEGHRPICQDTGIAVVFLKVGMKVSWPDATLSLQQMVDEGVRRAYLNPDNPLRASVLADPAGARKNTRDNTPAVVHFEIVPGDQVEVICAAKGGGSENKAKFAALNPSDSIVDWVLKTVPTMGAGWCPPGILGLGIGGTPEKALLLAKESLMAPVDMHELIERQRAGASLTRLEALRLELYEKVNALGIGAQGLGGLTTVVDVKILDYPTHAASLPVALIPNCAATRHVHFYLDGNGPARLEPPKLADWPAVSWSPDLQTAKRVQLDTLSKEEVANWKAGDKLLLNGKMLTGRDAAHKRIADLLAKGEPLPVDFRNRVIYYVGPVDPVRDEVVGPAGPTTATRMDPFTRMMLEQTGLIAMIGKSERGPVAVQAIQDNRSAYLMAVGGAAYLVAKAIKSAKVVGFADLGMEAIYEFEVQDMPVTVAVDSNGNNVHESGPAEWRQRIASGEFKGIALAVG; encoded by the coding sequence ATGACCGCCATCCGCCAGCAAGACCTGATCGATTCGATCGCCGACGCCTTTCAGTACATCAGCTTCTACCACCCGCTGGACTACATCCAGGCGCTCGGGCGCGCGTGGGAGCGCGAGCAGGGGGCGGCGGCCAAGGATGCGATTGCGCAGATTTTGAGCAACTCGCGCCTGAGCGCCGAAGGGCACCGCCCGATCTGCCAGGACACCGGCATCGCCGTGGTATTCCTCAAAGTGGGCATGAAGGTGAGCTGGCCCGACGCCACCCTGAGCCTGCAACAAATGGTCGATGAGGGCGTGCGCCGCGCCTACCTGAACCCGGACAACCCGCTGCGCGCCTCGGTGTTGGCCGATCCGGCCGGCGCGCGCAAAAACACGCGCGACAACACGCCGGCGGTGGTGCATTTCGAGATCGTACCGGGCGACCAGGTCGAGGTGATCTGTGCCGCCAAGGGCGGCGGCTCCGAGAACAAAGCCAAGTTCGCTGCGCTCAACCCCTCGGATTCGATCGTGGACTGGGTGCTCAAAACCGTGCCCACCATGGGCGCGGGCTGGTGTCCGCCGGGCATACTGGGGCTGGGCATCGGCGGCACGCCCGAAAAAGCGCTGCTGCTGGCCAAAGAGTCGCTCATGGCCCCGGTGGACATGCACGAGCTGATCGAGCGCCAGCGCGCCGGGGCCTCGCTCACGCGCCTGGAAGCGCTGCGGCTGGAACTGTACGAGAAGGTGAATGCGCTCGGCATCGGGGCGCAGGGGCTGGGCGGGCTCACCACGGTGGTGGACGTGAAAATCCTCGACTACCCGACCCACGCCGCTTCGCTGCCGGTTGCCCTGATTCCCAACTGCGCCGCCACCCGGCACGTGCATTTTTACCTCGACGGCAACGGCCCGGCCCGGCTGGAGCCGCCCAAGCTGGCCGACTGGCCCGCCGTGAGCTGGAGCCCCGACCTGCAAACCGCCAAACGGGTGCAGCTCGACACCCTGAGCAAGGAAGAAGTGGCGAACTGGAAGGCGGGCGACAAGCTGCTGCTCAACGGCAAGATGCTCACCGGGCGCGACGCCGCGCACAAGCGCATCGCCGACCTGCTGGCCAAGGGCGAGCCGCTGCCGGTGGATTTTCGCAACCGCGTGATCTACTACGTGGGCCCGGTGGACCCGGTGCGCGACGAGGTGGTGGGCCCCGCCGGCCCGACCACCGCCACCCGCATGGACCCGTTCACGCGCATGATGCTGGAGCAGACCGGACTGATCGCCATGATCGGCAAGTCCGAGCGCGGCCCGGTGGCGGTGCAGGCGATTCAAGACAACCGCAGCGCCTACCTCATGGCAGTGGGCGGGGCCGCCTACCTGGTGGCCAAGGCGATCAAATCGGCCAAGGTGGTGGGCTTTGCCGACCTCGGCATGGAAGCCATCTACGAGTTCGAGGTGCAAGACATGCCGGTCACGGTGGCCGTTGACTCAAACGGGAACAACGTACACGAAAGCGGCCCGGCCGAATGGCGCCAGCGCATCGCCAGCGGCGAATTCAAGGGCATTGCGCTGGCGGTGGGCTGA